From a region of the Erythrobacter neustonensis genome:
- a CDS encoding acyl-CoA dehydrogenase family protein encodes MTGQFQITEDQLAIQEMAQRFTADRITPFAAEWDEKHIFPRDVIKESAQLGFGAIYVSEASGGIGLGRLEAALIMEAMAYGCPSTSAFISIHNMAAWMIDSFGSAEVKAKYLPDLVTMEKIASYALTEPGSGSDAAALKTTARLDGDHYVLNGTKQFISGGGVNDIYVTMVRTSDHKTKGVTCLVIDKDTPGVSFGAPEKKLGWNASPTAQVIFEDARVPVANRVGDEGEGFRFAMMGLDGGRLNIGACSLGGAQRCLDEAIAYTKDRKQFDQPVADFQNTQFMLADMATDLEAARALLYLAAAKVTDNAPDKSRFSAMAKRLATDSGSKIVNDALQLFGGYGYLKDYPIERFWRDLRVHSILEGTNQVMRMIVGRDLLRQ; translated from the coding sequence ATGACCGGACAATTTCAAATCACCGAAGACCAGCTTGCGATTCAGGAAATGGCGCAGCGGTTCACCGCCGACCGTATCACGCCCTTCGCGGCCGAGTGGGACGAGAAGCACATCTTCCCGCGCGACGTGATCAAGGAAAGCGCCCAGCTCGGCTTCGGGGCGATCTATGTCTCCGAAGCATCGGGCGGGATCGGCCTCGGGCGGCTGGAAGCGGCGCTGATCATGGAGGCGATGGCCTATGGCTGCCCTTCGACCAGCGCCTTCATCTCGATCCACAACATGGCCGCGTGGATGATCGACAGCTTCGGCAGCGCAGAGGTCAAGGCCAAGTATCTCCCCGATCTCGTCACGATGGAAAAGATCGCAAGCTACGCCCTGACCGAGCCCGGCAGCGGGTCGGATGCGGCGGCATTGAAGACCACCGCGCGGCTCGATGGCGACCATTACGTCCTCAATGGCACCAAGCAGTTCATTTCGGGCGGCGGGGTCAACGATATCTATGTCACGATGGTGCGCACCAGCGATCACAAGACCAAGGGCGTGACCTGTCTCGTCATCGACAAGGACACCCCCGGCGTCAGCTTCGGCGCGCCGGAGAAGAAGCTGGGCTGGAACGCCTCGCCCACCGCGCAGGTGATCTTCGAGGACGCGCGCGTGCCGGTGGCCAACCGCGTCGGCGACGAGGGCGAGGGCTTCCGCTTTGCGATGATGGGGTTGGATGGCGGACGACTGAACATCGGCGCCTGCTCGCTGGGCGGGGCGCAGCGGTGTCTGGACGAGGCGATCGCCTACACCAAGGATCGCAAGCAGTTCGATCAGCCGGTCGCCGATTTCCAGAACACCCAGTTCATGCTCGCCGACATGGCGACCGATCTGGAAGCGGCGCGCGCGCTGCTTTATCTCGCGGCGGCCAAGGTGACCGACAACGCGCCCGACAAGTCGCGCTTCTCGGCGATGGCCAAGCGGCTGGCGACCGACAGCGGCTCGAAGATCGTCAACGACGCGCTGCAACTCTTCGGCGGCTATGGCTATCTGAAAGACTATCCCATCGAACGCTTCTGGCGCGACCTGCGCGTCCACTCGATCCTCGAGGGCACCAATCAGGTGATGCGCATGATCGTGGGCCGGGATCTGCTGCGCCAGTGA
- a CDS encoding RidA family protein — MRRHASSGSPFEAAFGFARAVRIGNRIVVAGTGPVEPDGSTTPGDAAAQAERCCTIICAAITELGGSPLDVVRTRMLLTDPADQDAVGAVHARFFGAARPAATMAGTAWLCRPEWRVEIEAEAVIGD, encoded by the coding sequence ATGCGCCGCCACGCCTCGTCCGGTTCGCCGTTCGAAGCGGCCTTCGGGTTTGCCCGGGCGGTGCGCATCGGCAACCGGATCGTGGTTGCCGGCACCGGCCCGGTCGAGCCCGATGGCTCCACCACGCCCGGCGATGCGGCGGCGCAGGCGGAGCGGTGCTGCACCATCATCTGCGCGGCGATCACCGAACTTGGCGGATCGCCCTTGGATGTTGTCCGCACCCGGATGCTGCTGACCGATCCGGCGGATCAGGATGCGGTCGGTGCTGTTCATGCGCGCTTTTTCGGTGCGGCGCGCCCCGCGGCGACGATGGCAGGAACCGCGTGGCTGTGCCGCCCCGAATGGCGTGTCGAGATCGAAGCCGAAGCCGTAATCGGCGATTGA
- a CDS encoding I78 family peptidase inhibitor, with product MKHMVSASLVAAALAGCATMGDSAATDPATPAAGTPMVCNAAAVQNHIGHDATQAMGTAILKDSGARTLRWGPPESAWTMDYREDRVNVRYDSAMKITAVTCG from the coding sequence ATGAAGCACATGGTATCTGCAAGCCTGGTCGCGGCAGCATTGGCAGGGTGTGCCACGATGGGCGATAGCGCCGCGACCGACCCGGCGACCCCTGCGGCCGGCACGCCGATGGTGTGCAATGCGGCAGCCGTGCAGAACCACATCGGCCACGATGCGACCCAGGCCATGGGCACCGCGATCCTCAAGGACAGCGGCGCGCGCACCCTGCGCTGGGGCCCGCCTGAAAGCGCGTGGACGATGGATTACCGCGAAGACCGGGTGAACGTGCGCTATGACAGCGCGATGAAGATCACCGCTGTCACCTGCGGCTAG
- a CDS encoding EAL domain-containing protein — MRSPFDIAGRRLGVSLTFGVADCTIADPDSHAAHAAASAKRAGKLWRLHTQEAGAAINLELDLLSELDEALRSGNIAVLYQPKLNLVTRRIDSVEALVRWNHPKRGLLPPDCFIPLFEERGRLDELTLAVLEQAMDDAKRWHSDGLHIAIAVNISAAVLTSENFETRALARIAHSGLPAEQVTFEVTESAHFEDTAEAIAMLERFRAAGIRISMDDYGTGQSALNYLKLLPLSELKIDRMFVAQVHTDRGDAMLVRSTVQLAHELGLKVVAEGIEEAACLDFLTEIGCDHAQGYFVGRPLAANDLAALAAATLPASQPPPLVSAA, encoded by the coding sequence ATGCGCAGTCCGTTCGATATTGCGGGCCGGCGTCTAGGCGTTTCGCTAACGTTCGGGGTCGCCGATTGCACCATTGCCGACCCTGATAGCCATGCTGCGCATGCCGCCGCTTCGGCCAAGCGCGCAGGCAAGCTGTGGCGGCTGCATACTCAGGAGGCCGGCGCCGCGATCAACCTTGAACTGGATCTGCTGAGCGAACTGGACGAGGCGCTGCGCAGCGGCAATATCGCCGTCCTCTATCAGCCCAAACTCAATCTGGTGACGCGCCGGATCGACTCCGTCGAAGCATTGGTGCGCTGGAACCACCCCAAGCGCGGGTTGCTCCCCCCGGATTGCTTCATTCCCCTGTTCGAAGAGCGCGGGCGCCTGGACGAGTTAACCCTTGCGGTTCTGGAGCAGGCGATGGACGATGCGAAGCGCTGGCACTCGGACGGCTTGCACATCGCAATCGCGGTAAACATTTCGGCTGCCGTATTGACGTCTGAAAACTTCGAAACCCGCGCATTGGCAAGGATCGCCCATTCGGGGCTTCCGGCTGAGCAAGTCACCTTTGAAGTCACCGAGAGCGCGCATTTCGAGGATACTGCCGAAGCGATCGCCATGCTTGAACGCTTTCGTGCAGCGGGCATCCGGATTTCAATGGACGATTATGGCACCGGGCAATCGGCGCTCAACTACCTCAAGCTGCTACCCCTGTCCGAGTTGAAAATCGACCGGATGTTCGTGGCCCAGGTGCATACCGACAGGGGCGATGCCATGCTGGTGCGATCGACAGTGCAGCTGGCCCACGAACTCGGGCTCAAGGTGGTGGCCGAGGGCATCGAGGAGGCCGCCTGTCTCGACTTCCTCACAGAAATAGGCTGCGATCACGCGCAAGGCTATTTCGTCGGGCGTCCTCTAGCCGCAAACGATCTGGCAGCACTGGCCGCAGCGACATTGCCCGCGTCACAGCCGCCTCCGTTAGTTAGCGCCGCCTGA
- a CDS encoding FecR family protein — MTNLNRIMPRVLLAFLALILGSTPALAQASGWSVSEARGTVTLADASGTRPAKPGAVLAAGTMVRTGAGSSAVLVRGREFVTMRHNAQLRIAPTARERGIVQIIQDYGSALFRIGKQANPHFGVDTPYLAAVVKGTTFVITVSEQGASLQVTEGAVETATLDGGARELIRPGAVAMIAAGDPLRMVIEGQGQRVIDSPARAANTSGNTAPAASATPAPSADAPVSPGGPASSAPEASNGASTNSTEREQARIDHAIVSAPQDLGEMSQGFVSGEVAVIAAAIIPETPGRGGPPTGDGPGQPANGGTPANGNGSGAGAGSGSGAGGGSVGGGTGHGGGASGPGGEGNPSAGDGVVCAGAICVPGPDNGNGNGNGNGSGSGNGNGSSNGAPEDGTGNGNGNGNGNGAPEGGSGGNNGNGDSGSGGNAGPDDPGAGDGGDDNDRGNEGSDDNGGDDQGDEGQGDDGGDDDDRDDDAGGKDNDDSDDSRGDDDKDDDGKGRDGDDRGEDGDNDSDDGKDDKGDKDGKDADERGNGRGRGGRG; from the coding sequence ATGACGAATCTCAACCGCATCATGCCCCGCGTGCTTTTGGCGTTTCTGGCGCTCATCCTGGGGAGTACGCCCGCACTGGCTCAAGCCTCAGGCTGGAGTGTCAGCGAGGCGCGAGGGACGGTGACGTTGGCGGATGCGTCCGGGACGCGGCCCGCCAAGCCAGGCGCGGTGCTGGCGGCTGGCACGATGGTTCGCACCGGTGCGGGGTCTTCTGCGGTTCTGGTGCGCGGACGCGAATTCGTCACGATGCGGCACAACGCGCAGCTGCGAATCGCCCCGACTGCGCGCGAGCGTGGAATCGTCCAGATCATTCAGGATTATGGCAGTGCGCTGTTCAGAATCGGAAAGCAGGCCAATCCGCATTTCGGAGTCGACACGCCCTATCTTGCTGCGGTGGTGAAGGGCACGACCTTTGTCATTACGGTCAGCGAGCAGGGTGCAAGCCTTCAGGTGACCGAAGGGGCGGTCGAAACCGCGACGCTCGATGGCGGGGCGCGCGAACTGATCCGGCCCGGCGCGGTGGCAATGATCGCCGCTGGTGATCCGCTGCGCATGGTGATCGAAGGGCAGGGGCAACGGGTGATCGATTCGCCGGCACGCGCCGCGAACACTTCAGGCAACACCGCTCCTGCGGCATCCGCCACGCCGGCCCCATCGGCCGATGCGCCGGTATCGCCGGGCGGTCCTGCATCCTCCGCGCCCGAGGCTTCGAATGGGGCGTCCACAAACAGTACCGAGCGCGAGCAGGCGCGCATTGATCATGCAATCGTGAGTGCGCCGCAGGATCTGGGCGAAATGTCGCAAGGGTTTGTTTCGGGCGAAGTGGCTGTCATTGCAGCGGCGATCATTCCTGAAACGCCCGGCCGCGGCGGACCGCCAACAGGAGACGGACCAGGCCAACCTGCCAATGGCGGTACTCCGGCAAACGGCAATGGATCGGGCGCCGGCGCAGGCTCAGGGTCCGGCGCCGGCGGTGGTAGTGTCGGTGGCGGCACTGGCCATGGCGGCGGAGCATCCGGCCCTGGCGGAGAAGGCAACCCCAGCGCAGGCGATGGCGTGGTCTGTGCGGGTGCGATCTGCGTACCGGGGCCGGACAACGGCAACGGCAACGGCAACGGCAACGGTAGCGGTAGCGGTAACGGTAACGGTAGCAGTAACGGGGCTCCAGAAGACGGCACCGGCAACGGCAACGGCAACGGCAACGGCAACGGGGCACCGGAAGGCGGCAGCGGTGGCAATAACGGTAACGGCGATTCCGGCTCAGGCGGGAATGCCGGGCCGGATGATCCGGGCGCGGGCGATGGCGGGGACGACAACGATCGCGGGAACGAAGGCAGCGATGACAACGGTGGTGACGACCAAGGCGATGAAGGCCAAGGCGATGACGGCGGTGACGACGATGATCGTGATGATGACGCCGGCGGCAAGGACAATGACGACAGCGACGACAGCCGCGGTGACGATGACAAAGATGACGATGGTAAGGGCCGCGACGGTGATGATCGCGGTGAAGATGGCGACAACGACAGCGACGACGGCAAAGACGACAAGGGCGACAAGGACGGCAAGGACGCAGATGAGCGTGGCAACGGGCGCGGACGTGGCGGGCGCGGCTGA
- a CDS encoding ShlB/FhaC/HecB family hemolysin secretion/activation protein, translating into MLLAAYPLVAQDAFDRTNPATQANREEEILPLPVPVRIEVLPVLDTPQTIDTESAMDVGAIVIDGLAVMRQSDFAQAVEPFAGRPLRRSDLAGLADAVAARARTQGYMLATAWIPEQTLVGGLLRVRIDEGRIDRVRVEGATDSAIRRQLESVANGRPVTLAQLQRAVLLADDLPGVRIRRTRFEQDGDARILVVDAGRDHISGTALVASDGTKPIGPVRARIEFDANGLISGGDRIDLSFSATPLDPQELVFFNARYTVIINDAGTAVGAFGSYSRTEPGAYLANRKLVGEAWQGGIRLRHPLLRAQKRSLWLEGSAELQDLQQDSLGIHVRADRIALARLGFYGYGPLAGGNLQGRATVSQGLPVLGATGNSDPMASRWNTRTNFTTLSWWFNWRAGIMPRVSLSLAATGQLSNAPLLIGESFALGGGQFLRGYDFAQVVGDQGAAGLAELRYDWPRARGASRRLQLYAFADGGAVSDLGAGTSASSLASSGAGFRADFTRDLELDFEVAVPLTEDRYDTGDKSPRLNLRVTQSL; encoded by the coding sequence ATGCTGCTGGCGGCGTATCCGCTGGTGGCACAGGATGCCTTCGACCGGACCAATCCGGCAACGCAGGCAAACCGTGAAGAAGAGATTCTGCCTTTGCCCGTCCCGGTGCGGATCGAAGTGCTGCCGGTACTGGATACGCCGCAGACGATCGATACCGAAAGCGCCATGGATGTCGGCGCGATCGTGATCGATGGATTGGCCGTGATGCGGCAGTCCGACTTTGCGCAGGCGGTCGAACCCTTCGCCGGGCGGCCATTGCGCCGAAGCGACCTTGCCGGCCTTGCCGATGCAGTCGCCGCGCGGGCCCGCACGCAGGGCTATATGCTCGCCACCGCATGGATCCCCGAACAGACACTTGTCGGCGGATTGTTGAGAGTGCGGATCGACGAGGGGCGGATCGATCGCGTGCGGGTTGAAGGCGCAACCGATTCCGCGATCCGCCGCCAGCTTGAAAGCGTGGCGAACGGGCGCCCGGTAACGCTGGCGCAATTGCAGCGCGCCGTCCTGCTTGCCGATGACCTGCCCGGTGTCCGGATCCGCCGCACACGCTTCGAACAAGACGGTGACGCCCGTATTCTGGTGGTTGACGCGGGGCGCGATCACATCAGCGGGACCGCGCTGGTTGCGAGCGACGGTACAAAGCCGATCGGACCGGTGCGTGCTCGGATCGAATTCGACGCCAACGGGCTGATCTCCGGCGGGGACCGGATCGACCTCAGCTTTTCGGCGACGCCGCTGGACCCGCAGGAACTGGTCTTCTTCAACGCACGCTACACGGTGATCATCAACGATGCGGGCACCGCTGTCGGCGCATTCGGCAGTTACTCAAGAACCGAACCGGGCGCATATCTGGCCAACCGCAAATTGGTAGGCGAGGCATGGCAGGGCGGGATCCGTCTGCGTCACCCGCTTCTGCGCGCGCAGAAGCGCAGCCTCTGGCTGGAGGGGAGTGCAGAACTTCAGGACCTGCAGCAGGACAGTCTTGGCATCCACGTACGCGCTGATCGTATCGCGCTCGCCCGGCTTGGCTTTTACGGTTACGGCCCGCTCGCCGGCGGCAACCTGCAGGGCCGCGCAACGGTCAGTCAGGGACTGCCTGTGCTCGGCGCAACCGGTAACAGCGACCCCATGGCGTCGCGCTGGAATACGCGGACCAATTTCACGACATTGTCGTGGTGGTTCAACTGGCGAGCCGGGATCATGCCCCGGGTGAGCCTTTCGCTTGCCGCGACCGGGCAGCTGTCGAACGCCCCGCTGCTGATCGGTGAAAGTTTTGCGCTGGGCGGCGGTCAGTTTCTGCGCGGTTATGATTTCGCGCAGGTCGTCGGCGATCAAGGTGCAGCAGGCCTTGCCGAACTGCGGTACGATTGGCCCCGCGCGCGGGGAGCCTCGCGGCGTTTGCAGCTTTATGCCTTTGCCGATGGGGGCGCCGTATCCGACCTCGGCGCAGGAACCAGTGCAAGCTCACTTGCTTCAAGCGGTGCCGGCTTCCGCGCCGACTTCACCCGCGACCTTGAATTGGACTTCGAAGTGGCGGTGCCGCTTACCGAAGACCGCTACGATACAGGCGACAAGTCCCCGCGCCTGAACCTCAGGGTCACCCAATCGCTGTAA
- the pyk gene encoding pyruvate kinase, protein MSRRDQSRIDPRGRKVKILATIGPASRSPEMLEKLVRAGADAFRLNMSHGSHADHEPVVAAIRALEKQFARPIAILADLQGPKLRVGTFAEGQAVIRHSGHFVLDRDPTPGDHNRVHLPHPELFGIMERGQRLLINDGKIRLKVLEADDNRILCSAEVGGVISDRKGVNVPDAEVPIPALTEKDRRDLAFATEQGADWIALSFVQRPEDIAEARKLIGTHGTAICAKIEKPKAVDRLDSIIEMADGIMVARGDLGVELEPFEVPPLQKKIVNMARRAGKPVIVATQMLESMIEAPTPTRAEVSDVANAVYDGADAVMLSAESAAGAWPEESVAMMDRIAVQVERDEGYKARVRFLETPPDATTSDALAHACMTIADTVPISAITVFTASGSTARRVARERPATPVLVLTPSPRTARRMGLLWGAHAVVTKDIGSFEEMIAKGKRMALRHKVAAAGAKLIVLAGVPFGTPGATNLLHVVSVTGDELDKHTGD, encoded by the coding sequence ATGTCACGACGCGATCAGTCACGGATCGACCCGCGCGGCCGCAAGGTCAAGATTCTCGCCACCATCGGCCCGGCGAGCCGTTCGCCCGAAATGCTCGAAAAGCTGGTGCGCGCCGGGGCGGATGCCTTCCGCCTCAATATGAGCCACGGCAGCCATGCCGATCACGAACCCGTGGTCGCCGCGATCCGCGCGCTGGAAAAGCAGTTCGCGCGCCCCATCGCGATCCTTGCCGACCTGCAAGGCCCCAAACTGCGCGTCGGCACCTTTGCCGAAGGGCAGGCGGTGATCCGCCATTCGGGGCACTTCGTCCTCGACCGCGATCCAACCCCCGGCGATCACAACCGCGTCCATCTGCCGCATCCCGAATTGTTCGGGATCATGGAGCGCGGTCAGCGCCTGCTGATCAACGACGGCAAGATCCGGCTGAAGGTGCTCGAAGCCGACGACAATCGCATCCTGTGCAGCGCCGAGGTTGGCGGGGTGATTTCGGACCGCAAGGGCGTGAACGTGCCCGATGCCGAAGTGCCGATCCCCGCGCTCACCGAAAAGGACCGCCGCGATCTTGCCTTTGCGACCGAGCAGGGCGCGGACTGGATCGCGCTCTCCTTCGTCCAGCGGCCCGAGGATATCGCCGAAGCGCGCAAGCTGATCGGCACGCATGGCACCGCGATCTGCGCCAAGATCGAAAAGCCCAAGGCGGTCGACCGGCTGGACTCGATCATCGAGATGGCCGACGGGATCATGGTCGCGCGGGGCGATCTTGGCGTGGAGCTCGAGCCTTTCGAGGTCCCGCCGCTGCAGAAGAAGATCGTCAACATGGCGCGCCGCGCGGGCAAGCCGGTGATCGTGGCGACGCAGATGCTCGAATCGATGATCGAGGCGCCGACGCCGACGCGTGCCGAAGTCTCCGACGTGGCCAATGCAGTCTATGACGGGGCGGACGCGGTGATGCTTTCGGCCGAAAGCGCGGCGGGTGCATGGCCCGAGGAATCGGTCGCGATGATGGATCGGATCGCGGTGCAGGTGGAACGCGACGAGGGTTACAAGGCGCGCGTCCGCTTCCTCGAAACGCCGCCCGATGCGACCACCTCCGATGCGCTGGCGCATGCCTGCATGACGATCGCGGACACCGTGCCGATCAGCGCGATCACCGTGTTCACCGCCAGCGGATCGACCGCGCGGCGCGTGGCGCGCGAACGGCCTGCGACCCCGGTGCTGGTTCTGACCCCGTCGCCCCGCACCGCGCGGCGGATGGGCCTGCTGTGGGGCGCGCACGCGGTCGTGACAAAGGATATCGGCAGCTTCGAAGAGATGATCGCCAAGGGCAAGCGCATGGCGCTGCGGCACAAGGTTGCAGCCGCGGGGGCCAAGCTGATCGTGCTTGCGGGCGTGCCGTTCGGAACGCCGGGTGCGACCAATCTGCTCCACGTGGTCAGCGTGACCGGCGACGAGTTGGACAAGCACACCGGCGACTGA
- a CDS encoding DUF1244 domain-containing protein: MNSNADPLDTLDDAQAAAAFRRLVRHLRHRHDAQNIDLMGLAGFCRNCLADWIRDAGYDGDKDAAREMIHGMPAAEWKATRQSPATPEQLARMEASVAKNAQE, encoded by the coding sequence ATGAATAGCAATGCCGATCCGCTCGATACGCTGGACGACGCTCAGGCCGCTGCCGCCTTCCGCCGCCTGGTGCGCCACCTGCGCCATCGCCACGATGCGCAGAACATCGACCTGATGGGTCTGGCGGGCTTCTGCCGCAACTGCCTTGCCGACTGGATCCGCGATGCGGGCTACGACGGCGACAAGGACGCCGCGCGCGAAATGATCCACGGGATGCCGGCGGCCGAATGGAAGGCCACCCGCCAATCGCCCGCCACGCCCGAACAATTGGCGCGGATGGAGGCAAGCGTGGCCAAGAACGCACAGGAATAA
- a CDS encoding DUF2312 domain-containing protein, translating to MAESADDRLRLLIERIERLEEEKKGIADDIRDVYLEAKAVGYDPKIMRQIVRLRKMKPDDRSEQDMLLETYKNALGMA from the coding sequence ATGGCCGAATCCGCCGACGACCGCCTGCGCCTGCTGATCGAGCGCATCGAGCGCCTTGAAGAAGAAAAGAAGGGCATCGCCGACGATATCCGCGATGTCTATCTGGAAGCCAAGGCGGTCGGCTACGACCCCAAGATCATGCGCCAGATCGTCCGCCTGCGGAAGATGAAGCCCGACGATCGCAGCGAACAGGACATGCTGCTCGAAACCTACAAGAACGCGCTCGGCATGGCGTGA
- a CDS encoding heavy metal-binding domain-containing protein, with the protein MIVTTTPTLEGRPIQDYLGIVTGEVIVGANLFRDLFANIRDIVGGRSGSYERILADARNQAIEELQAEAAARGGNAVVGVDLDYEVIGDRGSMLMVSASGTAVRV; encoded by the coding sequence GTGATCGTCACCACCACCCCCACGCTCGAAGGCAGGCCCATTCAGGACTACCTCGGGATCGTCACGGGCGAAGTGATCGTCGGCGCGAACCTGTTCCGCGACCTGTTCGCCAATATCCGCGACATCGTGGGCGGGCGCTCGGGCAGTTACGAGCGCATCCTTGCCGATGCGCGCAATCAGGCGATCGAGGAATTGCAGGCCGAAGCGGCCGCGCGCGGCGGCAATGCCGTGGTCGGGGTCGATCTCGATTACGAGGTTATCGGCGATCGCGGCTCGATGCTGATGGTCTCGGCCAGCGGCACCGCAGTTCGGGTCTAA
- a CDS encoding type II CAAX prenyl endopeptidase Rce1 family protein — MSAALTPSDAADASGRATGLRGRMAEAARFVLWPGYTGRRVLSRGAAAIVVLAAMLVHAGCLALVVGPLWLAARASGVLPAADIPADSLAASPLAFLVIAPLLEELLFRGWLTGRAAALRFAAFGFGALALLLAGQWWPEHARALGLAGAATAATGLVWWGVTRRRDTAVPRWFAARFAVIVWGSAILFGLIHLGNFRALESAAGLVVVAPQVLGGMILAYLRTRLGLASAIAYHAGYNALFVLAGG; from the coding sequence GTGAGCGCGGCCCTTACTCCGTCAGACGCAGCCGATGCAAGCGGGCGTGCGACGGGGCTGCGCGGGCGAATGGCCGAGGCGGCGCGGTTCGTGCTGTGGCCGGGCTATACCGGGCGCCGCGTGCTGTCGCGGGGCGCGGCGGCCATCGTGGTTCTTGCAGCGATGCTTGTGCATGCAGGATGTCTCGCCCTTGTCGTCGGCCCGCTGTGGCTGGCAGCGCGCGCGTCAGGGGTGCTGCCCGCGGCGGATATTCCTGCCGATAGCCTTGCCGCCAGCCCGCTCGCCTTTCTGGTGATCGCGCCGCTGCTCGAAGAACTGCTGTTTCGCGGCTGGTTGACGGGCCGCGCCGCAGCCTTGCGGTTTGCCGCCTTCGGGTTTGGAGCGCTGGCCTTGTTGCTGGCGGGGCAGTGGTGGCCCGAACACGCCCGCGCGCTGGGTCTGGCGGGCGCGGCGACGGCGGCAACAGGGTTGGTGTGGTGGGGCGTCACGCGCCGCCGCGACACCGCCGTTCCGCGCTGGTTCGCCGCCCGTTTCGCGGTCATAGTATGGGGATCGGCGATCCTCTTCGGCCTCATTCACCTAGGCAATTTCCGCGCGCTGGAAAGTGCAGCCGGATTGGTGGTGGTGGCGCCGCAGGTGCTGGGCGGGATGATCCTCGCCTATCTGCGCACCCGGCTGGGTCTGGCGAGTGCGATCGCCTACCATGCCGGGTACAATGCGCTGTTTGTGCTGGCGGGCGGTTAG
- a CDS encoding YebC/PmpR family DNA-binding transcriptional regulator — MAGHSKFKNIMHRKGAQDKKRAAQFSKLSREITVAAKMGMPDPDMNPRLRLAVNAAKAQSMPKDNIQRAIDKAAQAGGEDYSEMRYEGYGPGGVALIVEALTDNRNRTATNVRTAFSKNGGNLGSEGSVSHGFERRGLIEYLASVGDEEKVLEAAIEAGADDVESSEDGHTIWTAAEALHGVAGELEKVLGPADNVKLAWKPVLTVEADEATAATLMKLIDTLEDDDDVQTVWGNYEISDEVMEKLG; from the coding sequence ATGGCAGGCCATTCCAAGTTCAAGAACATCATGCACCGCAAGGGCGCGCAGGACAAGAAACGCGCCGCGCAGTTCTCCAAGCTGAGCCGCGAAATCACCGTGGCTGCCAAGATGGGCATGCCCGATCCCGACATGAACCCGCGCCTGCGGCTCGCGGTCAACGCCGCCAAGGCGCAGTCGATGCCCAAGGACAACATCCAGCGCGCGATCGACAAGGCCGCGCAGGCCGGCGGCGAGGATTACAGCGAAATGCGCTACGAAGGCTACGGCCCGGGCGGCGTGGCGCTGATCGTCGAGGCGCTGACCGACAACCGCAACCGCACCGCAACCAACGTGCGCACCGCTTTCAGCAAGAACGGTGGCAACTTGGGCTCGGAAGGTTCGGTGTCGCACGGCTTCGAACGCCGCGGGCTGATCGAATATTTGGCAAGCGTCGGCGACGAGGAAAAGGTGCTCGAAGCCGCGATCGAAGCGGGCGCGGATGATGTCGAAAGCTCGGAAGACGGCCACACGATCTGGACCGCCGCCGAAGCCCTGCACGGCGTGGCCGGCGAACTGGAGAAGGTGCTTGGCCCGGCGGACAATGTGAAGCTGGCATGGAAGCCCGTGCTGACCGTCGAAGCCGACGAAGCCACCGCCGCCACCTTGATGAAGCTGATCGACACGCTCGAAGACGATGACGATGTCCAGACCGTGTGGGGCAATTACGAAATCTCGGACGAGGTGATGGAGAAGCTGGGCTGA
- the ruvC gene encoding crossover junction endodeoxyribonuclease RuvC — protein sequence MLILGLDPSLSSTGWGVIRSEGARISHIANGQIKTDAGAPMAARLAAIQSGIAAVIAEHRPARAAAEEIFVNKNPQSTLKLAQARGCVLAACGAAGIAVNEHAARLVKKAVTGTGAAEKQQVAAMIKVLLPGVAVAGSDAADALAVAIADAHLAPKF from the coding sequence GTGCTGATCCTCGGCCTGGATCCTTCATTGTCCTCGACCGGGTGGGGTGTGATCCGCAGCGAAGGCGCGCGGATCAGCCACATTGCCAACGGCCAGATCAAGACCGATGCGGGCGCGCCGATGGCCGCGCGGCTTGCCGCGATCCAGTCCGGCATTGCCGCGGTGATCGCCGAACACCGCCCGGCGCGCGCCGCGGCGGAGGAAATCTTCGTCAACAAGAACCCGCAATCGACGCTCAAGCTGGCGCAGGCGCGCGGCTGTGTGCTGGCGGCTTGCGGCGCGGCGGGGATCGCGGTCAACGAACACGCCGCGCGGCTGGTGAAGAAAGCGGTCACCGGCACGGGGGCTGCGGAAAAGCAGCAGGTCGCCGCGATGATCAAGGTGTTGCTCCCCGGCGTCGCGGTGGCCGGGAGCGACGCGGCCGATGCCCTCGCCGTCGCGATTGCCGACGCGCATCTGGCCCCCAAATTCTGA